The Streptomyces camelliae genome window below encodes:
- a CDS encoding SgcJ/EcaC family oxidoreductase: MTATSKDTVEEFLGRIRRAWDAGDATGYAAQFAENASYVIFMGDVMFGRAAIERTHREVFTRWQKGTRMAVKPIDVRMPDESTAVVTTVGGIGKGGRIDFDKFQTFTLHRREGRWECVAFQNTKMSRRSKRAYRS, translated from the coding sequence ATGACGGCCACGAGCAAGGACACGGTCGAGGAATTCCTCGGGCGGATCCGGCGTGCCTGGGACGCGGGGGACGCGACCGGCTACGCGGCACAGTTCGCAGAGAACGCCTCATATGTGATCTTCATGGGGGACGTCATGTTCGGGCGCGCCGCCATCGAGCGGACGCATCGTGAGGTGTTCACCCGGTGGCAGAAGGGCACGCGCATGGCGGTCAAGCCGATCGACGTGCGGATGCCGGACGAGTCCACGGCGGTGGTGACCACCGTCGGCGGCATCGGCAAGGGTGGCCGGATCGACTTCGACAAGTTCCAGACCTTCACGCTGCACCGCCGCGAGGGACGCTGGGAGTGCGTGGCCTTCCAGAACACGAAGATGAGCCGCCGATCCAAGCGCGCCTACCGCTCTTGA
- a CDS encoding MarR family winged helix-turn-helix transcriptional regulator gives MIASVGNAAALAFESALAAEDLHPRHFAVLRGLRDGEEHAQQQLASSLGIPASRLVGLLALLIDRGLVERRESPADARVKLVRLREEGRVELEKLIGLAGASERRLTAGLTAEDRSELRRLLGVVYANVAVEPEGRPARVW, from the coding sequence GTGATTGCTTCGGTGGGCAATGCGGCGGCTCTCGCGTTCGAGTCCGCCCTGGCCGCGGAGGATCTGCATCCGCGGCACTTCGCGGTGCTGCGCGGGCTGCGTGACGGTGAGGAGCATGCGCAGCAGCAGCTCGCCTCCTCACTGGGCATCCCGGCCAGCCGTCTGGTGGGGCTGCTCGCGCTACTGATCGACCGGGGCCTGGTGGAGCGGCGCGAGTCGCCGGCCGACGCCCGGGTGAAACTGGTCCGCCTGCGGGAGGAGGGCCGGGTGGAACTGGAGAAGCTGATCGGGCTCGCGGGCGCTTCGGAGCGGCGGCTGACCGCGGGGCTGACGGCCGAGGACAGGTCCGAGCTGCGCCGGTTGCTCGGCGTCGTCTACGCCAACGTCGCCGTCGAGCCCGAAGGGCGGCCCGCCCGGGTGTGGTGA
- a CDS encoding DUF4118 domain-containing protein, with protein sequence MTALLLPGRQSPGLVGALLCTLLTVVLAAAVGGLGPAALAPVTGFLAAGLLYTRPYYSLRVGRLIDLVGLLALAVVGTTIGLLVDILARQALQVTRAQAEAESLACLVADTLSAGTLAPADLVDALRRTFELEGVTLLRRTGTESPLTLPGWGRAREDCFGGNGSAATLPG encoded by the coding sequence ATGACGGCCCTCCTGCTGCCCGGCCGGCAGAGTCCCGGTCTGGTGGGAGCACTGCTGTGCACGCTCCTCACGGTCGTCCTCGCGGCCGCCGTCGGCGGCCTCGGACCGGCTGCCCTGGCCCCCGTGACCGGCTTCCTGGCCGCCGGCCTTCTCTACACCCGCCCGTACTACAGCCTGCGCGTCGGCCGGCTCATCGACCTCGTCGGCCTGCTCGCCCTCGCCGTCGTCGGAACCACGATCGGCCTCCTCGTCGACATCCTCGCCAGGCAGGCACTTCAGGTCACCCGTGCCCAGGCCGAAGCCGAAAGCCTCGCCTGCCTGGTCGCCGACACACTGTCAGCCGGAACCCTGGCCCCCGCCGACCTCGTCGACGCTCTGCGCCGCACCTTCGAGCTGGAAGGCGTCACCCTCCTCCGACGGACCGGCACCGAATCGCCGCTGACCCTGCCGGGGTGGGGCAGGGCCAGGGAGGACTGTTTCGGTGGGAACGGTTCGGCTGCTACGTTGCCCGGGTGA
- a CDS encoding NAD-dependent epimerase/dehydratase family protein: protein MRVVVVGATGNAGTSVVQALGADPQIESILGLARRLPQWSPEKTRWACADIADDTTELAGHFAGADAVIHLAWLFQPTHHPATTWRTNVQGSIRVFEAAAAAGVPALIYASFVGAYSPGPKDRAVDELWPTDGWPESTLCQEKAYIERVLDTFELQRPEIRVVRMRPGFMFKREAACEQHRLFRGPLVPKRLTRPEHMPAIPAVPGMRYQVLHTDDAAEAFRQATVRTVRGAFNLAAEPVVDAAMLGEMFGARTFLVPGWPVRAAVSAAWRTHLLRTPPSLFDAMLHFPIMDTSRARQELDWAPRYSVQEAMREWLAGLREDAGMPTPPLASPAGRASEAIRPHS from the coding sequence ATGCGGGTAGTAGTTGTCGGGGCCACCGGCAACGCCGGTACCAGCGTCGTCCAAGCCCTCGGCGCGGACCCGCAGATCGAATCGATCCTGGGGCTGGCCCGCCGCCTCCCGCAGTGGTCTCCGGAAAAGACCCGGTGGGCGTGCGCGGACATCGCGGACGACACCACCGAACTGGCCGGACACTTCGCCGGCGCCGACGCCGTCATCCACTTGGCGTGGCTCTTCCAGCCCACGCACCACCCAGCGACGACCTGGCGCACGAATGTGCAGGGCAGCATCCGGGTCTTCGAGGCCGCGGCCGCAGCCGGCGTTCCCGCGCTGATCTACGCGTCCTTCGTCGGGGCCTACTCGCCCGGGCCCAAGGACCGGGCCGTGGACGAACTCTGGCCTACCGACGGCTGGCCGGAGTCGACGCTGTGCCAGGAGAAGGCGTACATCGAGCGTGTCCTGGACACCTTCGAACTTCAACGTCCCGAGATCCGTGTGGTGCGGATGCGGCCCGGCTTCATGTTCAAGCGCGAAGCCGCGTGCGAGCAGCACCGCTTGTTCCGTGGCCCGCTGGTGCCCAAGCGCCTGACCCGCCCGGAGCACATGCCTGCGATCCCAGCCGTCCCCGGCATGCGTTACCAGGTGCTGCACACCGACGACGCGGCCGAGGCATTCCGGCAGGCCACCGTGCGGACGGTGCGTGGAGCGTTCAATCTGGCTGCCGAACCCGTCGTGGACGCGGCCATGCTGGGCGAGATGTTCGGCGCACGGACCTTCCTTGTGCCGGGCTGGCCGGTCCGGGCCGCAGTCTCCGCGGCCTGGCGGACGCATCTCTTGCGCACGCCGCCATCTTTGTTCGACGCCATGCTGCACTTCCCGATCATGGATACGTCACGGGCGCGGCAGGAGCTGGACTGGGCGCCCCGGTACTCGGTCCAGGAGGCGATGCGGGAGTGGCTGGCAGGCCTCCGCGAAGACGCGGGCATGCCTACCCCGCCACTGGCCTCTCCGGCAGGACGCGCCAGTGAGGCCATCCGACCACACTCGTGA
- a CDS encoding universal stress protein: MNNEATPPPRIVVGIDGSEPSKAALRWAVNQAKLVGGAVDAVFAWDYPTPWHGLVPPTEKEPGDYEEHMRKVLDHAIDEALGPGPGRPVALRTISAHGHPATVLLDAAAGAELLVVGNRGLGEFREALLGSVGMHCVQHAPCPVVVIRGSGHGT; this comes from the coding sequence ATGAACAACGAGGCCACACCCCCTCCGCGAATCGTCGTGGGCATCGATGGCTCCGAACCGTCGAAAGCGGCTCTCCGGTGGGCGGTGAACCAGGCGAAGCTGGTCGGCGGTGCGGTCGACGCGGTCTTCGCCTGGGACTACCCGACGCCCTGGCATGGCCTGGTCCCCCCCACGGAGAAGGAGCCGGGTGACTACGAGGAGCACATGCGAAAGGTCCTGGACCATGCGATCGACGAGGCCCTCGGCCCGGGCCCGGGCCGGCCTGTCGCGCTCCGCACCATCTCGGCCCACGGGCATCCGGCCACCGTTCTGCTCGATGCCGCCGCAGGAGCAGAGCTGCTGGTCGTGGGCAACCGAGGGCTCGGCGAGTTCCGCGAGGCGTTGCTGGGCTCGGTCGGCATGCACTGCGTGCAGCACGCTCCCTGCCCCGTCGTCGTGATCCGGGGCTCCGGCCACGGAACCTGA
- a CDS encoding sodium/proton-translocating pyrophosphatase: MHAATALFGGFRTAVEDSLAEVGRAPTSFSLSVDKPNALVGLLLDAAAVFLFTAPAVMAVGRSAGRAGTEVREQFRTTSAIMEGTELPDCARVVDISTADALRERATPALLAAMAPIAVECALGYTPLGTYQAGAIATGALIAVFLAGSGAAVLLRTQPLSSGNTRLRTFTRPGNVIRHCSRWRSGRTA, encoded by the coding sequence GTGCACGCCGCCACCGCCCTGTTCGGTGGCTTCCGCACCGCGGTCGAGGACAGTCTCGCCGAAGTGGGCCGTGCGCCGACCTCGTTCAGCCTGTCGGTCGACAAGCCGAACGCACTCGTCGGACTGCTCCTCGACGCCGCGGCGGTGTTCCTGTTCACCGCCCCGGCGGTCATGGCCGTGGGCCGGTCCGCCGGGCGGGCCGGGACCGAGGTGCGTGAACAGTTCCGCACCACATCCGCGATCATGGAAGGCACCGAGCTGCCCGACTGTGCCCGGGTGGTCGACATCAGCACCGCCGACGCCCTGCGCGAACGGGCCACCCCGGCTCTGCTCGCCGCCATGGCCCCCATCGCCGTGGAATGCGCGCTCGGTTACACGCCACTGGGCACCTACCAGGCCGGCGCGATCGCGACCGGTGCGCTGATAGCCGTCTTCCTCGCCGGCTCCGGTGCCGCCGTCCTGCTCCGCACCCAGCCGCTGTCATCGGGCAACACGCGCCTGCGCACTTTCACGCGTCCCGGCAATGTCATCCGTCACTGCTCCCGTTGGCGGTCCGGGCGTACTGCGTGA
- a CDS encoding hydrogenase maturation protease has product MSEQLRIGVIGVGNDFRRDDGVGWAVVARLTDRAAERPLPSGTRLMVSDGEPVRLISMWEGTDLTIVIDAAQAQPPHPGRIHRVELDGEQLPRESGETSSHGLGLGDAAELARRLHRLPHRLIVYAVEGADAGLGTGLSAPVAAAVGPLAQQIAEEITQYARTANGSSDG; this is encoded by the coding sequence GTGAGCGAGCAGCTGCGTATTGGTGTCATCGGGGTCGGCAACGATTTCCGTCGCGACGACGGCGTGGGCTGGGCAGTCGTGGCCCGTCTGACGGACCGGGCCGCCGAGCGGCCGCTGCCGTCCGGTACCAGGCTCATGGTCAGTGACGGCGAACCCGTACGGCTCATCAGCATGTGGGAGGGCACCGACCTCACCATCGTGATCGATGCCGCGCAGGCCCAGCCGCCGCACCCGGGACGCATCCACCGCGTCGAACTCGACGGGGAACAGTTGCCACGCGAGAGCGGGGAGACAAGTTCGCACGGACTCGGGCTCGGCGACGCCGCCGAACTCGCCCGCCGGCTGCACCGGCTGCCGCACCGGCTCATCGTCTACGCGGTGGAGGGCGCCGACGCCGGCCTGGGCACTGGTCTGTCCGCACCGGTCGCGGCGGCTGTGGGACCGCTCGCCCAACAGATCGCCGAGGAAATCACGCAGTACGCCCGGACCGCCAACGGGAGCAGTGACGGATGA
- a CDS encoding 4Fe-4S dicluster domain-containing protein yields the protein MANAAPHAVIGKDGVDALIAVLAGRGRTVIGPTVRDNAIVLAEISGGDELPYGWGVEVEAGHYRLRPREDGAAFAHSAGPQSWKTFLHPQRVRQWSAERRADGTLVMAEDDTTPPSYAFLGVRPCDLRAIAVQDRVLTGGRYADRAYRGRRERAFLVAVECTEPGATCFCVSMGTGPAVGDGYDLALTEVIDDEGHRFLARAGSAEGEAVLARLPRRPADATTETAARERVAQAAGRMGRTMPPVDLQVLMRETLQADRWDDVAARCLTCGNCTMACPTCFCTTVEEVTDLTGEHAERWQRWESCFDVDFTHLPGGPVRASSRSRYRQWCTHKLGTWYDQFGSSGCVGCGRCIVWCPVGIDITEEAHALNDERAATSQEAAS from the coding sequence ATGGCGAATGCCGCCCCCCATGCGGTGATCGGTAAGGACGGCGTGGATGCCCTGATCGCCGTCCTGGCCGGACGTGGCCGTACCGTCATCGGTCCGACCGTGCGCGACAACGCGATCGTGCTGGCGGAGATCTCCGGTGGTGACGAGCTCCCCTACGGCTGGGGGGTCGAGGTGGAGGCCGGCCACTACCGGCTGAGGCCGCGCGAGGACGGTGCCGCGTTCGCGCACAGCGCGGGCCCGCAGTCGTGGAAGACGTTCCTGCATCCCCAGCGGGTACGACAGTGGAGCGCCGAGCGGCGCGCCGACGGCACGCTGGTGATGGCCGAGGACGACACGACGCCGCCGTCGTACGCGTTCCTGGGGGTGCGGCCGTGCGATCTGCGGGCCATCGCGGTGCAGGACAGGGTGCTCACCGGTGGCCGGTACGCCGACCGGGCCTACCGCGGGCGGCGCGAGCGGGCTTTCCTGGTGGCGGTGGAATGCACCGAGCCGGGCGCCACGTGCTTCTGCGTGTCCATGGGCACCGGGCCGGCCGTGGGTGACGGCTACGACCTGGCCCTGACCGAAGTGATCGACGACGAGGGGCACCGCTTCCTCGCACGGGCCGGCAGCGCCGAGGGGGAGGCGGTGCTGGCCCGGTTGCCGCGCCGCCCGGCGGACGCCACGACCGAGACGGCGGCGCGCGAGCGGGTCGCCCAGGCCGCGGGCCGCATGGGTCGCACGATGCCGCCGGTGGACCTGCAGGTGCTGATGCGCGAGACGCTTCAGGCCGACCGCTGGGACGACGTCGCCGCACGTTGCCTGACGTGCGGGAACTGCACCATGGCGTGTCCGACGTGCTTTTGCACCACCGTCGAGGAGGTCACCGACCTCACCGGGGAGCACGCCGAGCGGTGGCAGCGGTGGGAGTCCTGCTTCGATGTGGATTTCACGCATCTGCCGGGCGGTCCGGTGCGCGCGTCCTCGCGCAGCCGCTACCGGCAGTGGTGCACCCACAAACTCGGCACCTGGTACGACCAGTTCGGCAGCTCGGGGTGTGTCGGCTGCGGGCGGTGCATCGTGTGGTGCCCCGTGGGCATCGACATCACCGAGGAAGCCCACGCCCTGAACGACGAGCGGGCGGCCACGTCGCAGGAGGCGGCGTCATGA
- a CDS encoding cyclic nucleotide-binding domain-containing protein, giving the protein MTTVGHGFLGALSTGHRERLLSFARPRSFPVGTRIFDEDDPADRFWLLRRGHVALDVHDPGRGTVVVETLGEGELLGWSWLFEPYRWHLGATARDLVEAYEFEAQQVRAAIEEDPAFGLAVTHCVASVAIGRRLRACRIRLLDLYRPPGGGAAPRGGETS; this is encoded by the coding sequence ATGACGACCGTCGGCCACGGTTTTCTCGGCGCACTGTCCACCGGCCACCGTGAGCGGCTGCTCTCCTTCGCCCGCCCAAGGTCCTTCCCCGTCGGCACCCGCATCTTCGACGAGGACGACCCCGCTGACCGGTTCTGGCTCCTGCGCCGCGGGCATGTCGCCCTCGACGTCCACGACCCGGGCCGCGGCACGGTGGTCGTGGAGACCCTCGGTGAGGGCGAACTCCTCGGCTGGTCCTGGCTGTTCGAGCCGTACCGCTGGCACCTGGGCGCGACCGCCCGTGACCTGGTGGAGGCGTACGAGTTCGAAGCGCAACAGGTGCGCGCGGCGATCGAGGAGGATCCCGCATTCGGGCTGGCGGTCACCCACTGCGTCGCGTCGGTGGCGATCGGACGGCGGCTGCGGGCCTGCCGGATCCGACTGCTCGACCTGTACCGGCCGCCCGGCGGCGGAGCGGCCCCGCGGGGTGGTGAGACGTCGTGA
- a CDS encoding FAD/NAD(P)-binding protein, translated as MTDPSVAVRPAGVPLPYRVVEGRVEAPDVATIVLEPVSVALPPFAPGQFAMVYAFGVGDIPVSVCGIDGRRLTHTIRAVGAISGALQRVRPGETVGVRGPFGTGWELPAATGRDLLVVAGGIGMAPLRPVVLDALAAPERYGQLNVLIGARMPRDLLYAGEVTDWQAGGARVLVTVDRPDAEWTGDVGVVTTLLERAAFDPCGSAAFVCGPEVMIRATARDLVHRGLDADRIRVSLERTMHCGTGHCGHCQLGPLLLCRDGPIVSWSRAQSLLAVREL; from the coding sequence GTGACCGACCCCTCGGTGGCGGTGCGCCCCGCCGGGGTCCCCCTGCCGTACCGGGTGGTCGAGGGCAGGGTCGAGGCGCCAGACGTCGCGACGATCGTGCTGGAGCCGGTGAGCGTGGCGTTGCCGCCGTTCGCCCCGGGCCAGTTCGCGATGGTCTACGCGTTCGGCGTCGGCGACATTCCGGTGTCGGTCTGCGGGATCGACGGCCGGCGCCTCACCCATACCATCCGGGCCGTCGGGGCGATCTCCGGCGCGCTGCAACGGGTACGGCCCGGCGAGACGGTGGGCGTGCGCGGTCCGTTCGGCACCGGCTGGGAGCTGCCCGCCGCCACCGGGAGGGATCTGCTGGTGGTGGCAGGCGGCATCGGAATGGCGCCGCTGCGACCGGTGGTGCTCGACGCGCTCGCCGCGCCCGAGCGATACGGGCAGCTGAATGTCCTGATCGGCGCACGCATGCCGCGCGACCTTCTCTACGCCGGAGAGGTGACCGACTGGCAGGCAGGCGGTGCCCGGGTCCTGGTCACCGTCGATCGCCCGGACGCGGAGTGGACGGGTGACGTCGGCGTGGTCACCACGCTGCTGGAGCGGGCGGCGTTCGACCCGTGCGGGAGCGCGGCGTTCGTCTGCGGCCCGGAGGTGATGATCCGGGCCACCGCCCGCGACCTGGTCCACCGGGGACTCGATGCGGACCGGATCCGGGTGTCGCTGGAGCGCACCATGCACTGCGGCACCGGCCACTGCGGCCACTGCCAGCTCGGCCCGCTGCTGCTGTGCCGCGACGGTCCCATTGTCAGCTGGAGCCGCGCCCAGTCCCTCCTCGCGGTACGGGAGCTGTGA
- a CDS encoding oxidoreductase — MTEEAGQDTGRPKLAVWKFASCDGCQLTLLDCEDELLGIADQLRISYFLEASSGPGPGPYDLSLVEGSVTTGQDVERIRYIREVSRRLVTIGACATAGGVQALRNYADVAEFRSVVYARPDYIQTLATSTPISAHVPVDFELRGCPIDRGQLIEVITAYLAGRTPDVPAHSVCFECKRRGTVCVTVAHGTPCLGPVTHAGCGALCPAYGRGCYGCFGPSGSTNFPAFVPLLRRDGMDTLDVVRVLRTFNTAAPEFDAASRKEQHG; from the coding sequence ATGACCGAGGAAGCCGGCCAGGACACCGGACGGCCCAAGCTCGCGGTGTGGAAGTTCGCCTCCTGCGACGGCTGTCAGCTCACCCTGCTCGACTGCGAGGACGAACTCCTCGGCATCGCCGACCAGCTGCGTATCTCCTACTTCCTGGAGGCATCGAGTGGCCCCGGGCCCGGACCGTACGACCTGTCGCTGGTCGAGGGCTCGGTCACGACCGGGCAGGACGTCGAGCGCATCCGGTACATCCGCGAGGTCTCGCGCCGTCTGGTGACCATCGGCGCCTGCGCGACCGCCGGTGGTGTCCAGGCGCTGCGCAACTACGCCGACGTGGCCGAGTTCCGCTCCGTCGTCTACGCCAGGCCCGACTACATCCAGACGCTGGCCACCTCCACCCCGATCAGCGCCCACGTCCCCGTCGACTTCGAACTGCGCGGCTGCCCGATCGACCGCGGCCAGCTGATCGAGGTCATCACCGCCTACCTCGCCGGCCGCACCCCGGACGTCCCGGCACACAGCGTCTGCTTCGAGTGCAAACGGCGCGGCACCGTGTGCGTGACCGTCGCCCACGGCACACCCTGCCTCGGCCCGGTCACCCACGCCGGCTGCGGCGCGCTGTGCCCCGCGTACGGGCGCGGCTGCTACGGGTGCTTCGGCCCGTCCGGCTCCACCAACTTCCCCGCCTTTGTCCCGCTGTTGCGCCGCGACGGGATGGACACCCTCGATGTGGTGCGGGTGCTGCGCACGTTCAACACCGCCGCCCCCGAGTTCGACGCGGCCTCGCGGAAGGAACAGCACGGGTGA
- a CDS encoding Ni/Fe hydrogenase subunit alpha — protein MTHRQSKVLRVGSLARVEGEGALHLILRAREVDQARLQIYEPPRFFEAFLRGRSYTEPPDITSRVCGICPIAYQLSACRAVEDACGVVVDGQLAALRRLLYCGEWIESQTLHIYLLHAPDFLGADSAIDLARTRRADVERGLRLKQAGNAILELLGGRAIHPVNVRLGGFHRVPAVSELRSLAERLRRARDDAEQTVRWVAGFDFPDAGCDNELLALAEPGTYAIESGTPTAMTAPSAAGLPADHDRALPTRTFGVRTFGEHVVETQVPHSTALHSLLDGRRHLTGSLARYAISGGRLSTIAVQAAQDAGLGDPREGVVCRNPFRSIIVRAVEVLYAVDEALRIIDAYEPPPHPYLDVPPRAATGHGATEAPRGLLYHRYTLDANGTLTDASLVPPTAQNQGAIEEDLRRLVEERLGSGEPTEAELTALCERAIRNHDPCISCSTHFLKLTVERS, from the coding sequence GTGACACATCGCCAGTCCAAGGTACTGCGCGTCGGCTCCCTCGCCCGCGTCGAGGGCGAGGGAGCCCTGCATCTGATCCTGCGCGCACGCGAGGTCGACCAGGCCCGGCTGCAGATCTACGAACCCCCGCGCTTCTTCGAGGCGTTCCTGCGCGGGCGCTCCTACACCGAACCGCCCGACATCACCTCACGGGTGTGCGGGATCTGCCCGATCGCCTACCAGCTGAGCGCCTGCCGTGCCGTCGAGGACGCCTGCGGGGTCGTCGTCGACGGCCAACTGGCCGCGCTGCGCCGACTGCTGTACTGCGGCGAGTGGATCGAGAGCCAGACCCTGCACATCTACCTGCTGCACGCACCCGACTTCCTCGGCGCTGACAGCGCGATCGACCTGGCACGCACCCGACGTGCGGACGTCGAACGCGGCCTGCGCCTGAAGCAGGCCGGCAACGCGATCCTCGAACTCCTCGGTGGCCGGGCGATCCACCCCGTCAACGTCCGCCTCGGCGGCTTCCACCGCGTCCCGGCCGTCTCCGAACTGCGCTCCCTCGCCGAGCGACTGCGCCGGGCCCGCGACGACGCCGAGCAGACCGTGCGCTGGGTCGCGGGCTTCGACTTCCCCGACGCCGGATGCGACAACGAACTGCTGGCCCTCGCCGAACCCGGCACCTACGCCATCGAATCGGGCACCCCGACCGCGATGACCGCCCCGAGCGCGGCCGGGCTGCCCGCCGACCACGACCGGGCGCTGCCCACCCGTACCTTCGGCGTGCGCACCTTCGGCGAGCACGTGGTGGAGACCCAGGTGCCGCATTCGACCGCACTGCACTCGCTGCTCGATGGGCGCCGCCATCTGACAGGCTCCCTCGCTCGCTATGCGATCAGCGGAGGCCGACTCTCGACGATCGCTGTGCAGGCAGCTCAGGACGCCGGGCTCGGCGACCCGCGCGAGGGCGTGGTGTGCCGCAACCCGTTCCGCAGCATCATCGTCCGGGCGGTCGAGGTGCTCTACGCGGTCGACGAGGCACTGCGCATCATCGACGCCTACGAGCCGCCGCCACACCCCTACCTCGACGTGCCGCCTCGCGCCGCCACCGGCCATGGAGCCACCGAGGCGCCCCGCGGGCTGCTGTACCACCGCTACACCCTCGACGCCAACGGCACACTCACCGATGCGAGCCTCGTCCCGCCGACCGCGCAGAACCAGGGTGCCATCGAGGAGGACCTGCGCCGCCTGGTCGAGGAGCGCCTCGGCAGTGGTGAGCCCACAGAGGCCGAGCTGACCGCCCTGTGCGAGAGAGCGATCCGCAACCACGACCCGTGCATCTCCTGCTCCACCCATTTCCTGAAACTCACCGTCGAGCGCAGCTGA
- a CDS encoding universal stress protein — translation MTDPIVVGVDGSGRSLRALLWAAKEASLHHCPLRIVHVRSFEPGPVPDFRIVSEATAIAQQAHPELEVTSAEVDGTPAVAFLSESERAQAVALGAKGRGGFGTMMLGSVALQVVGHAASPVVVVNHVPLDQGRITVGVDGSAHSQAAVEYAFKEASLRGAQLQALYAWCPPGGRPALVSPAQDAADAEHRRELEESLAPLRQEYPDVEVTEELAHESPVVALARASDRSDLLVVGSRGRGGFRGLALGSVSHALLQYSMCPMAVIRPRTQPAPS, via the coding sequence ATGACTGATCCGATCGTGGTCGGGGTCGACGGCTCCGGGCGCAGCCTGCGGGCCCTGCTGTGGGCTGCGAAAGAGGCATCACTGCACCACTGCCCGCTGCGCATCGTCCATGTGCGCTCCTTCGAGCCTGGTCCCGTGCCGGATTTCCGGATCGTGAGTGAGGCCACCGCGATCGCCCAGCAAGCCCACCCCGAGCTGGAGGTGACCTCAGCCGAGGTCGATGGCACGCCGGCGGTCGCATTCCTCTCCGAGTCCGAGCGGGCGCAGGCCGTGGCTCTGGGTGCCAAGGGCAGAGGAGGCTTCGGGACCATGATGCTCGGCTCGGTCGCCCTGCAGGTCGTCGGACATGCCGCGAGCCCGGTGGTCGTCGTCAACCACGTCCCCCTCGACCAGGGTCGCATCACTGTCGGTGTCGACGGTTCGGCTCACTCCCAGGCCGCTGTGGAGTATGCCTTCAAGGAGGCGTCCTTGCGCGGTGCACAGCTTCAGGCGCTGTACGCCTGGTGCCCTCCCGGGGGGCGGCCGGCGCTGGTCAGCCCTGCCCAGGACGCAGCCGACGCAGAACACCGGCGCGAACTGGAGGAGTCGCTCGCTCCGCTGCGCCAGGAGTATCCGGATGTCGAGGTCACGGAGGAGCTGGCACACGAATCACCGGTTGTCGCCCTGGCCCGTGCCTCCGACCGGTCCGACCTTCTGGTCGTCGGCTCCCGCGGTCGGGGCGGCTTCCGCGGACTGGCCCTCGGCTCGGTCAGCCACGCCCTTCTCCAGTACTCCATGTGTCCCATGGCCGTCATCCGCCCGCGCACACAGCCGGCCCCGTCATGA
- a CDS encoding slipin family protein, whose translation MANLGVAIVRQYQRGVVFRFGKLRSVRDPGIRFMIPLVDRLWKVTLRTVTMPIPSQQVITRDNVSIGVAAVAYFRRVDPVKSIVEIEDVSSAISQIAQTTVRNVVGRSLLDQVLTDTETLNSQIKDILDGLTQQWGIYVLLVELKDIELPPGMQRAMARQAEAEREKRAKIIAAEGEALSADRLAEAADVISEHPIALQLRNLQILAEIAAEKNSTIVFPAQFLESARALARFVGEEAGRSTVTSPPELQTRREPVGSGSSAPV comes from the coding sequence GTGGCAAACCTCGGCGTCGCGATCGTCCGGCAGTACCAGCGCGGTGTCGTGTTCCGCTTCGGAAAACTCCGGAGTGTGCGGGACCCGGGCATCCGGTTCATGATTCCCCTGGTGGACCGTCTGTGGAAGGTCACCCTGCGGACGGTCACCATGCCGATTCCGTCCCAGCAGGTCATCACCCGGGACAACGTCTCCATCGGCGTGGCCGCGGTCGCCTACTTCCGCCGCGTCGACCCGGTGAAGTCCATCGTCGAGATCGAGGATGTGTCCTCCGCGATCAGCCAGATCGCCCAGACCACCGTCCGCAACGTGGTGGGCCGCTCCCTGCTGGACCAGGTCCTCACCGACACCGAAACCCTCAACAGCCAGATCAAGGACATCCTCGACGGGCTCACCCAGCAATGGGGTATCTACGTCCTGCTGGTGGAGCTGAAGGACATCGAGCTGCCGCCGGGCATGCAGCGGGCCATGGCCCGCCAGGCCGAGGCCGAACGCGAGAAGCGCGCCAAGATCATCGCCGCCGAGGGGGAGGCCTTAAGCGCCGACCGTCTCGCCGAGGCGGCCGACGTCATCAGCGAGCACCCGATCGCCCTGCAACTGCGCAACCTCCAGATCCTCGCGGAGATCGCCGCGGAGAAGAACTCCACCATCGTCTTCCCCGCCCAGTTCCTCGAAAGCGCCCGAGCTCTGGCCCGGTTCGTCGGAGAGGAAGCTGGACGGAGCACCGTGACGTCTCCACCGGAACTGCAAACACGCAGGGAACCGGTGGGAAGCGGCAGCTCCGCCCCGGTCTGA